Proteins from a genomic interval of Debaryomyces hansenii CBS767 chromosome E complete sequence:
- a CDS encoding DEHA2E05874p (similar to uniprot|P28742 Saccharomyces cerevisiae YBL063W KIP1 Kinesin-related motor protein required for mitotic spindle assembly and chromosome segregation) has product MSSNIQVVVRCRGRNSREVTAKSPLIVDLPNDTYSVSNPTITVNQDQQFSTFINSMNSKTYTVDQVYGSQADQSLLFDKVAMPLFNDFINGFNVTILAYGQTGTGKTYTMCGNCNTEDAVGKLESYNPSLNEMAGIIPRTLNELFKSLESDSGANDYVVKCSFIELYNEDLKDLLNDDTDRNRLRMFESKKPNSDTLIIQNLQETYINSAIDGLNILRKGLIKRKTASTKLNDVSSRSHTIFTVNLYKKQGNEFFKVSKMNLVDLAGSENINRSGAVNQRAKEAGLINQSLLTLGRVINSLSDRSLSASNTSHIPYRESKLTRLLQDSIGGQTKTALIATISPAKINLEETVSTLEYASRAKNIQNKPQLGQDCDLMLKKILLKDMSKEITKLNKDLIATRNKNGIWMDENNYNTLIENNDLIKAELKESNSIINGLNMKISQLSNLKKTTELNNKNYKSKINEYQLKIKSLENIETNNKKQISDNDTMISTLNDKLFKLNENYKSSKLQLTQLINNSLNDSISQIENVVTDLNNSKESQNNSLNASIKSIQNNLQTCKNSLSETIASTNTELSQSIDKIPKMMSDINSNFHDFNGIVSDNESKIKASMSDLKIANDKFSGYITEEHLDSQALNNVINQIVSERVNEQLSSIKSNMLNKFSKLLDDTHLKHESLFKDSVNEVSSKFINLERNTLLERQSNWFHESEKFYNSIDKDATSFKKQYHDFNDENSHKLSTTTNNISSLITNTINPNLAKINQIIDKNNLSDDMPKLKSISDLIIKKDDRVCESLNHVNQNLNSLQYDITSNEANVIMKSPVRSPNKSPIKHTKPSPFKQLNSPTKESSSSPSKRLPSAKSSPSKKSPLKRQSSSIALSVNTDLQRTKIPQLSRSNSDKENVSAAAFKRRRIIHDVNTTLNK; this is encoded by the coding sequence ATGTCGTCTAATATTCAAGTGGTAGTACGGTGCCGAGGTAGGAATTCTCGAGAGGTTACGGCGAAATCTCCCCTTATTGTTGACCTACCTAATGATACATACTCGGTTTCCAATCCCACGATAACCGTGAACCAAGACCAGCAATTTTCCACGTTTATTAATTCCATGAATTCCAAAACATACACTGTTGACCAGGTATATGGGTCTCAAGCTGACCAGctgttattatttgacaaAGTGGCGATGCCGCTTTTCAATGACTTCATCAATGGGTTCAATGTGACGATACTAGCGTATGGGCAGACGGGTACGGGAAAGACATATACAATGTGTGGTAATTGTAATACAGAAGATGCAGTAGGTAAATTGGAGTCTTACAACCCTCTGCTCAATGAAATGGCGGGTATAATTCCTAGGACCTTAAACGAACTTTTCAAATCGTTGGAGAGCGATTCTGGTGCAAACGATTACGTGGTGAAGTGTTCCTTTATTGAGTTATATAAcgaagatttgaaagacTTGTTAAATGATGATACCGATAGAAATAGATTGAGAATGTTTGAATCAAAGAAGCCAAATAGTGACACGTTAATTATTCAGAATTTGCAAGAAACCTATATTAATAGTGCCATTGACGGTTTAAACATATTACGAAAGGGCCTAATTAAGCGGAAGACAGCTAGTACTAAACTAAATGATGTATCTTCCAGATCTCATACGATATTTACGGTTAATCTATATAAGAAGCAAGGtaatgaattcttcaagGTTTCTAAAATGAATTTAGTTGATTTGGCTGGAtctgaaaatatcaataggTCGGGCGCTGTCAACCAGCGGGCCAAAGAAGCAGGCCTTATTAACCAAAGTTTATTAACTTTAGGCAGAGTGATCAATTCGTTAAGTGATAGGAGCTTATCGGCCTCTAATACGTCACATATTCCTTATAGAGAATCTAAATTGACAAGGCTTCTTCAGGACTCTATTGGAGGTCAAACAAAAACTGCTTTAATTGCAACCATTTCACCAGCTAAAATTAACTTAGAAGAAACGGTCTCTACATTGGAATATGCTTCTCGAGCGAAAAACATACAAAACAAACCACAGTTGGGACAAGATTGTGATTTAATGCTAAAGAAAATCTTATTAAAAGATATGTCAAAAGAAATCACGAAACTAAATAAAGACTTGATTGCTACAAGAAATAAGAATGGTATATGGatggatgaaaataattacaatacattaattgaaaataatgatttaattaagGCTGAACTAAAGGAATCTAACTCAATAATTAACGGATTAAACATGAAAATTAGTCAATTATCTAACTTGAAAAAAACTACtgaattgaataacaagaattataaaaGTAAAATCAATGAGTACCAGCTAAAAATTAAGAGCTTGGAAAACATTGAgactaataataaaaagcaGATATCTGACAATGATACGATGATAAGCACgttgaatgataaattatttaaattaaatgaaaattacaAGTCATCGAAACTACAGTTGACCCAGTTGATTAACAATAGtttgaatgattcaatATCGCAGATCGAAAATGTTGTTactgatttgaataattctaaagAGAGTCAAAATAATAGCCTAAATGCAAGTATTAAaagcattcaaaataaCTTGCAGACCTGTAAGAATAGCCTATCGGAAACAATAGCTTCAACGAATACTGAATTAAGCCAGTCTATAGATAAGATTCCTAAAATGATGAGTGATataaattctaattttCATGATTTTAATGGTATCGTCTCGGATAATGAATCGAAAATAAAAGCAAGTATGTCAGACTTGAAAATTGCCAATGATAAGTTTTCGGGATACATAACAGAAGAGCATTTGGACTCACAAGCTTTAAACAATGTCATTAATCAGATAGTCTCCGAACGAGTTAACGAACAATTGTCCTCgataaaatcaaacatgttgaataaattttctaaattgCTAGATGATACACACCTTAAGCATGAAAGTCTATTTAAAGATTCAGTCAACGAAGTTTCAtctaaatttataaatttggAGAGAAATACCTTATTGGAGAGGCAATCTAATTGGTTTCATGAATCAGAGAAGTTTTATAACTCGATTGATAAGGACGCTACTTCATTTAAAAAACAATACCACGATTTCAATGACGAAAATTCCCACAAATTATCTACTACGACCAACAATATCTCATCATTAATTACAAATACCATCAATCCAAACTTAGCTAAAATCAACCAGATAATTGACAAAAACAATTTACTGGATGATATGCCCAAATTAAAATCTATAAGtgatttgataataaaaaaagaTGACAGAGTATGTGAATCATTAAATCACGTTAATCAGAATTTGAATAGCCTTCAGTATGACATAACGTCAAACGAAGCTAATGTTATAATGAAATCACCAGTGCGATCACCCAACAAATCGCCTATTAAACATACAAAACCATCACCTTTTAAGCAACTAAATTCACCGACGAAGGAATCTTCGTCCTCCCCTTCGAAACGGTTACCAAGTGCAAAATCATCCCCCTCCAAGAAATCCCCTTTGAAAAGACAATCATCTTCGATTGCATTAAGCGTTAATACTGACTTACAAAGAACTAAAATCCCACAACTTAGTAGGTCTAATTCAGATAAGGAGAATGTATCGGCGGCCGctttcaaaagaagaagaattattcatgACGTAAATACTACTCTTAATAAGTAA
- a CDS encoding DEHA2E05896p (similar to uniprot|Q04773 Saccharomyces cerevisiae YMR074C), which produces MDDAELNAIRSARLSELQKNSGQAPADQGGDKKDDMKLSMLSQILETSARERLSRVRIVRPDRADAVEQYIIKLAATGNITRKLSENDIVEILDGISRDEKKQTQSKIVFDRRTTNIDSDEDDDFFD; this is translated from the coding sequence ATGGATGACGCAGAACTTAATGCTATAAGATCGGCGAGATTGTCcgaattgcaaaaaaattcGGGCCAAGCGCCGGCTGACCAAGGAGGGGATAAAAAGGATGACATGAAGCTTTCGATGTTATCGCAAATACTAGAAACAAGCGCCAGAGAAAGATTGAGTAGAGTTAGGATAGTTCGCCCAGATAGGGCCGACGCAGTCGAGCAGTACATCATCAAGTTGGCCGCTACGGGGAACATCACTCGGAAATTATCTGAAAATGATATCGTGGAAATTCTCGACGGTATATCACGAGATGAGAAGAAACAGACACAGAGCAAGATTGTGTTCGACAGAAGGACCACAAATATCGACTCGGACGAGGACGACGACTTCTTTGATTAG
- a CDS encoding DEHA2E05918p (similar to uniprot|Q99260 Saccharomyces cerevisiae YLR262C), giving the protein MDKSNILRKYKIVFLGDQSVGKTSLITRFMYDTFDDQYAATIGIDFLSKTMYLEDNKTIRLQLWDTAGQERFRSLIPSYIRDSHVAVICYDITNKKSFENLNKWIQDVKLERGDDVIIVVVGNKSDLNNKRQVTMEECEAYLKSINGKFCIETSTKANHNVKQLFKKIASSLPDVEKSTKDETTQPETVDINIEQPKVENNSCC; this is encoded by the exons ATGGACAAATCGAACATTCTAAGAAAGTACAAGATTGTGTTTTTGGGAGATCAAAGTG TTGGTAAAACATCGTTGATAACCAGATTCATGTATGACACATTTGACGATCAATATGCAGCTACGATAGGTATAGACTTTTTGCTGAAGACTATGTATTTGGAGGATAATAAGACGATTAGGTTACAGTTATGGGATACTGCTGGGCAAGAGAGATTCAGATCGTTGATACCATCATATATTAGAGACTCGCATGTGGCGGTAATATGTTATGACATAACCAATAAGAAATCGTTTGAGAACTTGAATAAGTGGATTCAGGACGTGAAGTTGGAACGTGGAGACGATGTGATAATAGTCGTTGTGGGCAACAAGTCGGACCTTAATAACAAAAGACAAGTTACGATGGAGGAATGCGAGGCTTATCTCAAGTCGATAAACGGGAAATTTTGCATTGAGACGTCCACCAAGGCGAACCACAATGTCAAACAGTTgtttaaaaaaattgcatCTAGCTTACCGGACGTCGAAAAGTCCACAAAGGACGAAACCACCCAGCCCGAAACCGTAGACATCAACATCGAACAGCCAAAGGTCGAAAACAACAGCTGTTGCTAA